The DNA window AGGAGTTCGGGGTCTCCCGGCCCACCCTGCGCGAGGCCTTCCGCGTCCTGGAGTCCGAGGGGATCATCGAGGTGCGCAGGGGCGCCCGGGGCGGCGCCCATGTGATGATCCCCGACGCCACGGCGATCGGCCGGCATACGGGCACGCTCCTGCAGTACCGCGGCACCACCCTGGCCGATCTGTACGAGGCGCGGTCCCTGCTGGAGGGCTCCAGCGTCGACCTGCTCGTGCGCCGCCGCACCGACGCGGACCTGGCGGCACTCGACGAGGCCCTGCGAAGGAGCGAGACTCAGCTGACGTCCCCGGTCGAGTGGGTGGAGCAGCACGATCTGGCTTTCCACCGCCTGGTGATGGAGCGGACCGGGAACCAGACCCTGACCGCACTGCTGGAGTCGCTCTTCACCGTGGTCGAGCTCCACAACCGCTCGTTCATGCTCACTCATCCGGTAGGCGAGGACGCCCAGACGCAGGTGCGCGAGAGCCACAGCGCCCATGTGAAGCTGGTCGCGCTGATCCGCGCCGGTGAGGCCGAGCGCGCGGCCCGGCACTGGCGGCGTCATCTGGAACTGGTCGGTGACTACTTGATCGAGGATCCCTCGGAGGTCGTACTCGATGTCCTGTCCTGATCCACCCGGGGACGCGGGGAACGACGCGGGGAACGACGCGGGGAACACGGAGGACGCGAGGACAGCATCCCCGTCCGCTCTGCCGCACAGCAGCTCAGGTCCTCGCTCCGGGCCGGCGTGACGCCCGCCGGGGAGTCGCGCCGTCCGCCGCATCCGGCGAGGCCGCACCAGGGGTGCGGGGAGCGGCACCCCCACGTCGGCCATGGGGGTGCCGGTGCGCGGCCGACCCCGGGTATCACGCCGTCTCCTCGGCGGTCCCGGTACTCCCCTCCGTGCGCTGCGGGCGGTACGCCGCCCGCAGGAGCGCGGCAGCTCCGCCCGCACCCAGCAGTGCCGCCGTCAGCGCGGCCCCGGTCCCGCCCCGGATGCGGCCGTGCAGCAGTCCGTCGGCGGACCACCGGCCCGGTCCGAGCGCGGCAGCGGCGACCGCCGCTCCCGCGACCACGGCGGTGTACTCCCAGCCTCCCTTGAAGACGAAGAAGCCCTTGCCCCGATGGTCGGTACGGGCGGCGACGCCCATCAGGCCGACGGCAGCCGCCGACGGGAAGGGGCCGCCCGCGCCGACCGTGATCGCCGCGCCGGCCGCGAGTTCCGTGGCCGCGGCAAGCCTGGCGTGGACCGCGGCCGGTTCGAGCCCCAGCGCACGGAACCACCCGGTCGTACCGTCCAATCCCCCCGGGCCGCGCACCTTGTTCCAGCCGTGCGCGACCAGCATCGGTCCCAGGGTGGCGCGCAGCAGCAACGCTGCCGCGTCGGTTCCCCTTTCGGTCCTGTTCATCGAGCCTCCAGTAGGACTTCTCACACTCCCGAATCCAAAGTACTATAGTTCAACTTAGTTATATGATTCCAGTCTGTCCCGGACCCTGATCCACGCCCGTTGCACGGGGTTGCAGACACGGCCGATCGACCCGCCGCACCGCACCGCGCACCTCATAGGAGTGACCACATGTCCGACCGTCCTCTCCCCCAGCCCTCCCTGGCCAGCGCGGCCTTCTGGTCCGGCGGGAAGGACGGGATCCTGCAGATCCACCGCTGCGGGGACTGCGGCCGCTGGCTGCACCCTCCGCTGCCCTCGTGCCCCTCCTGCCGGAGCCGTGACGTCTCGCCCCAGGCCGCCTCGGGACGCGCCACGGTGGTGGGGTTCACCGTCAACCACCAGCAGTGGCTGCCCACGATGCCGCCGCCGTACGTCGTGGCGATCGTCGCGCTGGAGGAGGACGAGGAGGCCAGGCTCACCACGAACATCGTGCACTGCGCCCCGGAGGACGTCCGGATCGGCATGCGGGTCCGGGTCGTCTTCGAGCAGCACGACGACGTCTGGATCCCGCTCTTCGAACCGGACCCCGACGTGCCCGCCGACGCCCCCGCCGCGGACCCCGCCGACCGGCGGGCCCCCGTGCGGCCCATGGTGTCCCCGGCGAAGTTCGAGGACAAGGTGGCCCTGACCGGGGTCGGCGTCTCCGAGGTGGGCCGACGGCTGATGCGTGATCCGCTCTCGCTCTCGGTGGACGCGGCGACAGCCGCGGTGGCGGATGCCGGGCTGGAGTGGTCGGACATCGACGGACTGTCCACGTACCCGGGCGGCAGCCTGAGCCCCGGTATGAGCGAGGGCGGCATCATGGCACTGGAGGAGGCCCTGCACCTCCATCCGACCTGGGTGAACGGCGGTTCCGAACTTCCCGGCCAGATCGGCTCGATCACCGCGGCCATGCTGGCCGTCGCCTCGGGGTTGTGCCGCCATGTGCTGTGCGTGCGCACCGTCTGGGAGGCCAGCCAGCAGCATCTGGCCCGGACCGGCGCCTGGCACACCGCGGCGAGCCGCGCCGACGGGATGATGGAGTTCCGCGCGCCGTTCGGGGCGGTGTCCGCGGCCAACTGGATCGCCTGCCACGCCTCCCGCTACATGCACCGTTACGGTGACGACCGGGAGACCCTCGGCTGGATCGCGCTCACCGCCCGCGACGGCGCCCGCCGCAACCCCGAGGCGCTGCACCGCACCCCGCTCACCATGGACGAGTATCTCGGCGCCCGGATGATCTCGTCGCCGTTCGGCCTGTACGACTGCGACGTCCCGGTCGACGGGGCGGTCGCCGTCATCGTGTCGGCCGTCGAGACCGCCCCGGACCGGCCCAAGCCACCGGTCCTGGTGGAGGCCGTGGGCACGCAGATCACCGAGCGGCTTTCCTGGGACCAGGGCACGCTCAGTCACCTCCCGCAGGCCCACGGGCCGGCGGCCCACCTGTGGACCCGGACGGAACTCGGCCCGGACGACGTGGATGTGGCCCTGCTGTACGACGGGTTCACCTTCAACGCGCTGTCGTGGCTGGAGGCCCTCGGGTTCTGCGAGGCCGGAGGGGCGCGGGACTTCATCGACAAGGGCCGCGGCATCGCCCTCGACGGCCGCCTCCCCCTGAACCCGCACGGCGGCCAGCTCTCCGCAGGCCGGCTGCACGGATACGGCTTCGTCCGCGAGGCCATGCTGCAACTGCGCGGCGAGGCACAGGACCGCCAGGTGGCGGACGCCCGGGTGGCCGTGGCCACGGCGGGCGGCGGTGTGCCGTCGGGTGCCCTGCTGCTGCGGCGCGGCTGAGCGGGACACCCGTACCGGGAGCCGATCGGCACCCGGCGTTCCACGGCCGGCACGATGTACCGGGGTGGGTGTCTGGGACGTCCGGGAGTACGGCGCGCCCCAAGGCCGTGCGGGCGCCGCCAGGCGGTGCCGCTCATCCCGCCATCCGCCCCTGGGCGGTGCGGGAGAACGGCTGAAGCGCGTCACGGGCGAGGCCCGGTGACGCGCTTCAGCCGTTCTCCTTGGGGAGAGCCCCGCTCAGACTTCCACCACCATCGCGGTGGCCTGGCCGCCGCCTGCGCACATCGCGGCCACACCGATCCCTCCGCCCCGGCGGCGCAGGTCGTTGACGAGGGTGGTGAGCATGCGGGCCCCGGTGGCCGCGACCGGGTGCCCGATGCTGCACCCGCTGCCATGGATGTTCACCGTCTCCTCATCCAGGCCCAGCTCGCGCACGGCGGCGAGGGAGACGGACGCGAAGGCCTCGTTGATCTCCCACAGGGCCACAGCGCCCACCGGGACACCGGCTCGGGACAGCGCCTTGCGGATCGCGGGTGCGGGGGCGAGCCCGGTCCGCTCCGGGTCGACACCGACCGACGCCCAGGCCCGGACCGTCGCGAGCGGCGTGAGTCCCTCACGCGCGGCGAGGGCGTCGCTGGTGAGGGCGAGAGCGGCTGCGGCGTCGTTGAGGCCGCTGGAGTTGCCCGCCGTCACCGAGAATCCCTCGATCTCGGGGTGCAGCGGCTTGAGGGCGGCCAGCTTTTCGGCCGAGGTGCCGCGGCGCGGATACTCGTCCACCGAGAACAGGGTGGTCGTGCCGTCGGCGAGCAGTGCCGTGACCGGAACGATCTCTTCGGTGAAGAGTCCCTGATCGATCGCCGCGAGCGCCCGATGGTGCGAGCGCAGCGCCCAGGCGTCCTGCTCCTCCCGGGTGAGGCCGGTCAGCCGTGCCGCGTTCCACCCCACCGATATCGACATGTCGTCGTTGGGCGCCGTGGGCGTGCTGGGGTGTGCCGGCGATTCCCAGCGCTCCTCCATCTCACCGGTGACCGGATCGCGCCGCCGCATCTCGGGCGAGGTGGAGAGCGACTGGACACCGCCCGCGATCAGCGCCTCGTCCATGCCCGCGCGGATGCCGGCCGCCGCCATGGCCACGGTGGTGAGGCTTGAGGCGCAGTGCCGGTTGACCGCGACGCCGGGAACCGAGGTCAGACCGGCGGTCACGGCGGCGTGCCGCGCGATGTCACCGCCTCCGTAGCGGGACTCCCCGAGAATCAGGTCGTCGAAGGCCTCGCCCCGCAGTCCGGAACGCCGGACCACCTCGCCGACAACGGCGTCGGCGAGCTCCGGCGCGCCGGTCCGCGCGAGCGTCCCCTTGAACGCGGTGCCCACAGCGGTGCGGCAGGTGGCGACCACCACGGCTTGTGTCATCGTCGGCTCCTCCTCGGAGCTGTATCTCAGCTCATGTTCCGGACGGTTCGGTGGACTTCAACGGTGCCCGGTGTCCGTCATCGGGCTGATCCGCTGCCGGGCCCCAGAGGTGCGGTACGTCCTCCAGGGCGCGCGGCGTGTCGTTGAGATGGGTGCAGGTGGACGTACCGGTGAAGTGGGCCCGGACCTCTGCCCGCAGGCCCGTCAACGGCCGTCCGGCCGTCCGCCCCGCACTGGCCGCCCCGCACTGGCCGACCCGTGCCGGCCGACCCGTGCGCGGGCTCCGCCCAGGACGCGAGGCCGGCGCTTCGGCCTGGGCGGACGGGCGGACGGGCTCGTCAGACGGCTTCGGGGACGAGCCCGAGGTGGTCGGAGATCCGCTCCAGGTGCCAGGAGGCGCTGCCCAGTAGGAGGGAGGAGGAGCGGGCTCGGCGCAGATGGAGATGGGCGTCGTGCTCCCAGGTGAAGCCGATGCCTCCATGGATCTGGAGGTTCTCCGCGGAGGCGCGGACATAGGCCTCGGCGCAGTACGCGGCCGCGGCGGAGACGCCGATCGGCTCGCCGGGGTGTTCGGCGGCCTCCTCCACGGCCGCATCGGCGGACTCGGCCTCCAGGAGGAGTTGGGCGCACTTGTGCTTGATGGCCTGGAAGGAGCCGATGGGGCGGCCGAACTGGACGCGCGTCTGCGCGTACTCGACCGCCGTGTCGAGGCACTTCCGCAGGCCACCGCTCTGTTCGGCGGCCAGCGCCACCGTGGCCAGATCGAGGGCTCCTCGGAGAGCCTCCTCCGCTCCGCCCTCGCGCCCGATCAGCCGGGCCGGGGCGCCGTCTAGTGTGACCTGCGCCAGGGCACGGGTGAGGTCGAGGGCGTCCAGCCGCCGGGCCGTGACCGTCTCCCCGGCGGCCGCGCTGTCCACCGCGAACAGGGAGAGCCCGCTGCCGGTGCGCGCGGCGACCAGGAGCAGGTCGGCTGCGGCCCCATCGACCACCCAGTCCTTGACACCGTGCAGGACGTGACCGCCGTCCCCGTCCGGCCGGGCCGTCGTGGTGATCGCCGCGAGGTCGCGCGGGGCCTCCCCCTCCGCGAAGGCCAGGGCCGCGATCGTACGGCCCTCGGCGATGGCCGGCAGGAGGTCCGCGCACGCCGTCTCGTCGTCACTGCCGGTGAGGGCGGCCACGGAGAGGACTGCGGTGGACAGGAACGGAGCGCACAGCAGAGAACGCCCCATCTCGGCCATGACCACGGCGAGTTCGGGCGCTCCGGCACCCGCCCCGCCGTGCTTCTCGGGCACCAGCAGTCCGGCCAGGCCCAGTTCCTCGGCCAGGCGTCGCCACACCTGCGGGTCCCAGCCCCGCTCGGTCTCCATGGCGCGGCGCACCTGGTCGGAGGGCGAGACACGGTCGAGGAAGTCCCGGACCGTGCGGCGCAGGTCCTCGCGCTCCTCGTCGGCAACGGCCACGACGGCCTCCTCCCTCACTTCTTCGGCAGACCGAGCACACGCTCGGCCAGGATGTTCTTCATGACCTCGGTGGTGCCGGCGGCGATCGTGGCCGCACGGCTCTCCAGGAAGCGATGCGTCTCGGGCCCGGCGAGCAGCCCCTGCGTACCGGCGACATCCAGGAGGGTCTCGCCGAGCCGCTGGGTGGTGAGCGACCAACCGAACTTGATCACCGATTGCATCGCGCCGGGCTGGTCGCCCGCACGCAGGGCCCGCATCATCCGCTCGCCCATCAGACCGACCGCGTGGGCCTCGACATAGCGGCGGGCGAGCTCCTGCCGGGTCACGGGGTCGGCGATGCCGTCCCGCAGGCCCGCCACGACGCCCCGCACGTCACGTTCGAGGGCGGCGGCGTACTCCACGACACCGGCCCGCTCGTGGCCGAGGGTGGTCATGGTGACCCGCCAGCCGTCGTTGAGCGGGCCGAGCAGGGCGCTTGCGGGGACCTGGACGTCGGTGAAGAACATCTCCGCGAAGCCGGTCCCCCCGGTGATCTGCCGCAGCGGGCGGCGTTCGACACCGGGCGTGTCGAGAGGGACGAGGAGTGCCGAGATGCCCAGGTGGGACGGCGCGTCGGGATCGGTGCGGACGAGCAGCATGCAGTGTGTCGCAAGGGTGCCGTCCGACGTCCAGACCTTCTGGCCGTTGATCACGAACGAGCCGTCGTCCTGCCGCACCGCGCGGCAGCGCAGCGACGCCAGGTCGCTGCCCGCGTCCGGCTCGGAGAAGCCCTGTACCCAGATCTCCTCCGTGGAGAGGATCTTCGGCAGCGACTCCCTCTGCTCCGGAGTGCCGAAGACGGAGAGTGTGGGACCGACGTTCTTGATGCCGAAGATACCGGCGATGTCCGGCGCGCCGGCCTCGGCGAGGACGGCGTCGCACTCCAGCCGGTCCACGATGCCCAGTCCACGGCCGCCGTCCTCGACGGGCCAGTGCGGGGCCGCCCAGCCGCCCTCGTGGAGGGCCTTCTGCCATGCCAGCCGGGCCTCCCAGGCGGAACTGTCCGGCCAGGCCCGGTGCAGCGGGGGCGCGATCACGTCCAGGAAGGCTTGCAACTCCTCGGCGGGGCTCACCGCGCGAGCCTTTCGTCCGGCGCGCCGGTCACCCGGGCGGTCGCTGTGTCCCACGTCACCATGACTCCTCCGTCATCGCCTGTCCATGTCGCTGCTCGCTCGGTCGGGTCACTCGCCGCGCCAGACGGGCGGGCGCTTCTCGGCGAAGGCGGTCGCGCCCTCGCGGGCATCGGCGGAGGCGAACACCGGCTGCATGATGCCGTCCTGGCGGCTCCATCCCTCCTCCTCCGTCCAGTCCCGCGAACCGACCAGGATCTCCTTGGTCGCCGCGACCGCCAGCGGTCCGTTCGCCGCGATACGAGCGGCCAGCTCCCAAGCACCGGCCAGCGCTCCGCCTGCCTCGGTCACCTTGTTCACCAGGCCGTGGGCCTTGGCCTCGGCCGCGTCCAGGAAGTCGCCGGTCAGGGCCAGTTCCATGGCGACGGCGCGCGGAATGCGGTGCGGCAGCCGCAGCAGACCGCCGGCGCCGGCGACCAGGCCGCGCTTGACCTCCGGAATGCCGAACTTCGCGTTCTCGGCCGCCACCACCAGATCACAGGCCAGGACCACCTCGCAGCCGCCGGCCAGCGCGTACCCCTCGACCGCGGCGATCACCGGCTTGCGCGGGGGACGTCGCGTGATGCCGGCCAGGCCCCGTTCCGGATGCAGCACGTCCTCCCCGGCGAGGAACGCCTTCAGATCCATCCCGGAGCAGAAGGTGCCCCCGGCTCCCGTGACGATGGCGACGCTCACGTCCTTGCGCGCCTCGAACTCCTCGAATGCCGCGGCCATGGCCGCGCTCACGGCGCCGTTCACGGCGTTACGCGCCCGCGGTCGGTTGATGGTGACGACGGTCACGCCGTCGCGGCTCTCGACCAGCACCTCGTCGGACATGGATGGCGTTCCCTTCTGCGGAGACGACGGCACAGCACAGGGGCTAATTAGTACATCTATTAAACTACATAAGCGCGACGGTCGCCATCAGCCGGCCGCAGGACCGGGCTTCCGCTCCGGGAACACCGGCGGACGGCGCTGCACGCGGGCGGCCAGCGCCTCCGCCAGGTCCGGCCCGTCGAAGGAGGCGTCCATCAGGGCGAGCGTGTCGCGCAGCGCCGCACCGCGCCCACGCTCCTGGTCCGCGTAGACCTGCGCCTTGATGGCCGCCATGGAGGCGGGCGAGCAGTTCGCGGCGAGTTCGCGGGCGTACTCCAGGGCACGGTCAAGGGTCTCGCCGGGTTCGGTCACGTGGTGGACGAGTCCGAGGCGGACCGCCTCCTCGGCGTCCACCGTGCGCCCCGAGAGCAGGAGTTCCAGGGCCCAGGGCATCCCGACGATCCGGGGAAGCAGCCAGGAGAGGCCGTACTCGGCGACCAGACCGAGGCGGGCGAAGGTCGTGGAGATCCGGGCGTCACGTGCGGCAAAACGGATGTCGCTGCCCAGCATGTAGGCGAAACCGATGCCCGCGACCGGCCCGTTGACCGCGGCCACGACCGGCGTGCCGAGTCTCAGCGCGAGGTCGGGCAGGTCCTCGGCGGGCGGCACGAAGGCTCTGATGGCCTCGGGTCCCTGCGCGAGCATCGACAGGTCGGCGCCTGCGCAGAAGCCCCGGCCCGCTCCGGTGACGACGATCGCCCGCACCGCGGGGTCGGCGTCAGCGGTCCGCAGGGCGTCGGCGTAGGCAGCGGCCATCTCGGCGGTCATGGCGTTCAGCACCTGCGGACGGTTGAGGGTGACCACGGCCACCGGGCCCTCGTACCGCATCAGTACAGGCCGTTCGCCGGCCTCCCGCTCGGCCGGCGTCCCTGCCGTGCTCGCCTTCTCCTCGGACATGGCTCTCTCCCAGCCCGATACACCGGTACCGGCTCGATGTTCAGTGCGTTTGCCCCGTACTGCCCCGGTGATCCGGCCCACGGACCGCCGGGGCCCCTGCGGAGGGCGTCCACCACCGCGCCCACCACCGTGTCCGGGTCCGCGTCCGGGTCCTCGGCAGACCCGGCGCGGACCCCGTGGCCGCCGACGGCGGATGGCTCTGCCGTCGGCGGCCACGGGAGATCGCTATGCGGTCACTGCACCACGGACTGGACCTTGAGCTCGACGATCCGGTCCCAGTCGAGGCCCAGCTCGTCCTGCAGGATCTCGTCCGTGTGCTCCCCCGCGTCCGGGGCACGGGTGAGGTCGGGCGGGGTCTCGTCGAACTGCACCGGATTGGCGACCAGGGTGTAGGACCCCGAGCCGTCGGCGGTCCGCACCGGCCGGAGGTAGCCATTGGCCAGCACCTGCGGGTCCTGGTGCAGTTCCCCCGGCGTCTGGACGGCGGCCCAGGCGCCCTCCAGGCTCTGCATGCGCTCCTTCCACTCGGCCAGCGGGCGCGCCTGGAACGCCTTGCGGAGCTCGCCGATGCACTCGACACGGTTCTGGAACCGGACAGCGGCGTCCTTGAACCTGGGGTCGTCGAGAAGGTCGGGGCGCTCGATGAGCGCGCACACCTCCGGCCAGAAGCGGTCGCCCTGCAGCATCATCAGCTGCACAAAGCGCCCGTCCGCCGTCGGGTAGTAGTTGACCAGCGGGTTGGGCATGTCGTCGGTCGTGAACCGGGGCAGATTCTCCTCACCGAGCAGCCCTGCGGCGACGACATCCGGGGCGATCTGCCAGGCCGCCAGCCCCAGCAGCGAGACGTCCACGACGGACGGCTCACCCGTGCGCTCCCGCTTGAAGAGGGCCCCCGCAATACCGGACGCGAGGGCGAAACCTCCGACGATGTCACCGAATCCGGGGCGCTGCATGGGCGGCCAGGGAGCCTCCGGCTCCTTGATCATGTGAGCCACGCCGCCACGGGAGAAGTACGAGGACCCGTCGAAGCCCGCCTTGTCGGCGTCGGGTCCGCGCACCCCCTGGCCGGTCCCCCGCGCATAGATGATCTTCGGGTTCACCGCGCGAAGGTCCTCGACCGTGATCCCCAGCCGCTTCAACCGGTGGGGCAGCAGATTGGTGACGAAGACATCGCACTTGGCCGCCAGTTGGAGCAGCAGCTCACGACCTTCGGGGGAGCCGATGTTGAGTCCGATGCTCCGCTTGCCCCGGTTGGGCTGCTCGATGATGAAGCTGACACCGCCGACGCCCTTGGCGCCGACATTGCCGACGGACAGTCCGCGCTGCGGGTCGCCGGACTCCGGATCCTCGACCTTGATGACGTCCGCACCCCAGTCCGACAGGACCGCCCCTGCGGAGGGGACGAACGTCCACGACGCTACTTCCATCACCTTGACGCCCTGCATCACGTTCGTCACTGTGGTCGCCTTCCTGCCAGGAACCCGCGTGTAGCCGATATCGATCTATTATCTATCTAATTACATGCATAGCAAGCTTCCGGCCGTGCCAAGTTCCTACGCGCTCACCCGGAAGCGGCCACCAGGGTGCGCTCAGGGCTGACCGGGGCGAAGGGCGATGAACAGGCCCTCCGCGTCGGCGGTGACATGGTCCCCGTCGTAGAGAGCGGCGGTGAGGACCCGCTTGCGGCCCTCGTCGCGCTCGAACGCGGCCTCCAGACGCAGTTCCACACCGACCGGCGTGATCCGGCGGAAGTTGACATGCAGATACGCCGTACGGCAGATGGTGCGCCCGCTGCTGGCCAGGCGGCCGAGGACCTCGTCGAACAGCAGCGGAATGGCACCGCCGTGGACCGCGCCGTTGCCGCCGAGGTAGTGGCGGCCGAAGGTGACCCGCCCGCTGACCCGGGAATCGTCCCACTCGACCGGGAGGAAGGCAGGCACCAGGGCCTGCCCGCGTCCCGGCAGGTCCATGCGGTGGCCGACGACCTGTTCCCGTTCCGGGACCGTGTGGGACGCCAGGACGGCCGACAGGTCGCGCAGGGTGCGCGTCGTCTCCTCGACGATCTCCGGTGGCGGCGCGGCCCCGGTGACCGTGTCCTGCAGTACCCGCAGGGCCTCGATCATGTCGCCGAACCCGGGCCCGCCGGGAGCCGAGCCGGGGTCGGCGTCCCGGGGCGCCTTCCAGGTGCCGCCCTGCTGGATCTTGCCGGCCAATGGGTGTCCTGTCACCGCGTTCCTTCCGTTCTTGCGCACCCGGCCCATCGGGTCGCGCGGACTCCACCGGCCCGGTGCGGATGGGGGCTCGGTGGAGTCCTTCGTCCCTGCTGGTCGCGGTGACTTGGCGCTGCTCGCAGGACGGGCGCAGCGGTAGGTGCCGATCGGCTCGCACGCCACGAGACCGGTCGGGCTGTCAGTCCTTCGCGAGCAGTTCGACGATGGTCGCGTTGGCCAGACCGCCGCCCTCGCACATCGTCTGGAGGCCGTAGCGGATGCCGTTGTCCCGCATGTGGTGGACGAGCGTGGTCATCAGCCGTGCACCGGAGCAGCCCAGCGGGTGGCCGATGGCGATGGCCCCGCCGTTGGGGTTGAGGCGCCCGGGGTCGGCTCCGGTCTCCACGAGCCACGCCATGGGAACGGGCGCGAAGGCCTCGTTGACCTCGAAGACGCCGATGTCGTCGATGGACAGGCCAGAGCGCTTGAGCGCCTTGGCCGTAGCGGGGATCGGTGCGCCCAGCATCATCACCGGGTCGTCGCCGGCGAGGACGGCCGTGTGGATGCGCGCGATGGGGGTCAGGCCTAGCTCGGCCGCCTTCTGCGAGGTCATCATCAGCAGCGCCGCGGCGCCGTCGCTGACCTGGGAGGAGTTCCCGGCGTGAATGGAGCCGTCCGCCGTGAAGGCGGGCTTGAGCCCGGCCAGCTTCTCCACGCTCGTACCGCGCCTGAGGCCCTCGTCCGCGGCGAGGACGGTGCCGTCGGCGAGGGTGACCGGGGCGAGCTGGCCCTCGAAGCGGCCCGCATCGGTCGCGTCCGCGAGCTTGGCGTGCGAGACGGCGGCGAACTCGTCCAGTGCGGTGCGGCTGAAGCCCCACTTGTCGACCATCATCTCGGCGCCGACGCCCTGGTTGAAGCGGACTCCGTAGCGCTCTGCCACCAGCGGACCGCCGGACTCGCCCAGCGTCGGATCCTTCACCGAGGACCCGATGGGCACCGCGCTCATCAGCTCCACGCCGCCGGCGACGGCCACGTCGTACTGCCCGGAGATCAGGCCCGCCGCGGCGAAGTGCACGGACTGC is part of the Peterkaempfera bronchialis genome and encodes:
- a CDS encoding acyl-CoA dehydrogenase family protein, with amino-acid sequence MAVADEEREDLRRTVRDFLDRVSPSDQVRRAMETERGWDPQVWRRLAEELGLAGLLVPEKHGGAGAGAPELAVVMAEMGRSLLCAPFLSTAVLSVAALTGSDDETACADLLPAIAEGRTIAALAFAEGEAPRDLAAITTTARPDGDGGHVLHGVKDWVVDGAAADLLLVAARTGSGLSLFAVDSAAAGETVTARRLDALDLTRALAQVTLDGAPARLIGREGGAEEALRGALDLATVALAAEQSGGLRKCLDTAVEYAQTRVQFGRPIGSFQAIKHKCAQLLLEAESADAAVEEAAEHPGEPIGVSAAAAYCAEAYVRASAENLQIHGGIGFTWEHDAHLHLRRARSSSLLLGSASWHLERISDHLGLVPEAV
- a CDS encoding crotonase/enoyl-CoA hydratase family protein, whose product is MSDEVLVESRDGVTVVTINRPRARNAVNGAVSAAMAAAFEEFEARKDVSVAIVTGAGGTFCSGMDLKAFLAGEDVLHPERGLAGITRRPPRKPVIAAVEGYALAGGCEVVLACDLVVAAENAKFGIPEVKRGLVAGAGGLLRLPHRIPRAVAMELALTGDFLDAAEAKAHGLVNKVTEAGGALAGAWELAARIAANGPLAVAATKEILVGSRDWTEEEGWSRQDGIMQPVFASADAREGATAFAEKRPPVWRGE
- a CDS encoding thiolase C-terminal domain-containing protein, coding for MSDRPLPQPSLASAAFWSGGKDGILQIHRCGDCGRWLHPPLPSCPSCRSRDVSPQAASGRATVVGFTVNHQQWLPTMPPPYVVAIVALEEDEEARLTTNIVHCAPEDVRIGMRVRVVFEQHDDVWIPLFEPDPDVPADAPAADPADRRAPVRPMVSPAKFEDKVALTGVGVSEVGRRLMRDPLSLSVDAATAAVADAGLEWSDIDGLSTYPGGSLSPGMSEGGIMALEEALHLHPTWVNGGSELPGQIGSITAAMLAVASGLCRHVLCVRTVWEASQQHLARTGAWHTAASRADGMMEFRAPFGAVSAANWIACHASRYMHRYGDDRETLGWIALTARDGARRNPEALHRTPLTMDEYLGARMISSPFGLYDCDVPVDGAVAVIVSAVETAPDRPKPPVLVEAVGTQITERLSWDQGTLSHLPQAHGPAAHLWTRTELGPDDVDVALLYDGFTFNALSWLEALGFCEAGGARDFIDKGRGIALDGRLPLNPHGGQLSAGRLHGYGFVREAMLQLRGEAQDRQVADARVAVATAGGGVPSGALLLRRG
- a CDS encoding acyl-CoA dehydrogenase family protein translates to MSPAEELQAFLDVIAPPLHRAWPDSSAWEARLAWQKALHEGGWAAPHWPVEDGGRGLGIVDRLECDAVLAEAGAPDIAGIFGIKNVGPTLSVFGTPEQRESLPKILSTEEIWVQGFSEPDAGSDLASLRCRAVRQDDGSFVINGQKVWTSDGTLATHCMLLVRTDPDAPSHLGISALLVPLDTPGVERRPLRQITGGTGFAEMFFTDVQVPASALLGPLNDGWRVTMTTLGHERAGVVEYAAALERDVRGVVAGLRDGIADPVTRQELARRYVEAHAVGLMGERMMRALRAGDQPGAMQSVIKFGWSLTTQRLGETLLDVAGTQGLLAGPETHRFLESRAATIAAGTTEVMKNILAERVLGLPKK
- a CDS encoding DUF2889 domain-containing protein: MSICAEPAPPPSYWAAPPGTWSGSPTTSGSSPKPSDEPVRPSAQAEAPASRPGRSPRTGRPARVGQCGAASAGRTAGRPLTGLRAEVRAHFTGTSTCTHLNDTPRALEDVPHLWGPAADQPDDGHRAPLKSTEPSGT
- a CDS encoding DoxX family protein produces the protein MNRTERGTDAAALLLRATLGPMLVAHGWNKVRGPGGLDGTTGWFRALGLEPAAVHARLAAATELAAGAAITVGAGGPFPSAAAVGLMGVAARTDHRGKGFFVFKGGWEYTAVVAGAAVAAAALGPGRWSADGLLHGRIRGGTGAALTAALLGAGGAAALLRAAYRPQRTEGSTGTAEETA
- a CDS encoding FadR/GntR family transcriptional regulator translates to MVAAQLRRQIVTGELGEGTALPSESVLMEEFGVSRPTLREAFRVLESEGIIEVRRGARGGAHVMIPDATAIGRHTGTLLQYRGTTLADLYEARSLLEGSSVDLLVRRRTDADLAALDEALRRSETQLTSPVEWVEQHDLAFHRLVMERTGNQTLTALLESLFTVVELHNRSFMLTHPVGEDAQTQVRESHSAHVKLVALIRAGEAERAARHWRRHLELVGDYLIEDPSEVVLDVLS
- a CDS encoding thiolase family protein: MTQAVVVATCRTAVGTAFKGTLARTGAPELADAVVGEVVRRSGLRGEAFDDLILGESRYGGGDIARHAAVTAGLTSVPGVAVNRHCASSLTTVAMAAAGIRAGMDEALIAGGVQSLSTSPEMRRRDPVTGEMEERWESPAHPSTPTAPNDDMSISVGWNAARLTGLTREEQDAWALRSHHRALAAIDQGLFTEEIVPVTALLADGTTTLFSVDEYPRRGTSAEKLAALKPLHPEIEGFSVTAGNSSGLNDAAAALALTSDALAAREGLTPLATVRAWASVGVDPERTGLAPAPAIRKALSRAGVPVGAVALWEINEAFASVSLAAVRELGLDEETVNIHGSGCSIGHPVAATGARMLTTLVNDLRRRGGGIGVAAMCAGGGQATAMVVEV
- a CDS encoding enoyl-CoA hydratase-related protein, which translates into the protein MSEEKASTAGTPAEREAGERPVLMRYEGPVAVVTLNRPQVLNAMTAEMAAAYADALRTADADPAVRAIVVTGAGRGFCAGADLSMLAQGPEAIRAFVPPAEDLPDLALRLGTPVVAAVNGPVAGIGFAYMLGSDIRFAARDARISTTFARLGLVAEYGLSWLLPRIVGMPWALELLLSGRTVDAEEAVRLGLVHHVTEPGETLDRALEYARELAANCSPASMAAIKAQVYADQERGRGAALRDTLALMDASFDGPDLAEALAARVQRRPPVFPERKPGPAAG